The sequence TCTGACTGTTTTGATTTTCCCTTCCCTATCCCATTTCTGGATTGTTTTTGGATGAACTCCGAGTATCTCACTCGCCTGTTTGACCGTGTAAAGCTTTTCCTTCACTACCATACACTCACATTTAATCTTTGACAAAAAAGAACAGTTCTGCTAGGCTAAAAGGTTAAATACCATTTCGATAAAAATCTTAACGGTGTTAGAGGTGCTGGAGCTATTATCCCAGCTAATTGAGTTTGAAACTGTGAACGACCCGACCAACGGAAAAAAGCCAAGCAAGGAGTGTCCGAAATTCATCAGGGATATCTTAGATTCCTGGGGAATAGAAAGCGAGATAATTGAAAAAGATGGGTACTATGCTGTCTATGGTGAATTAGGGGAAGGTACTCCAAAGCTCATGTTCTTGGCCCACTTTGATATCGTTCCAGTGAATATAGAAGAGTGGAGGACTGACCCATTTAAATTAACGATAATTGGAGACAAAGCCTATGGAAGAGGAAGTGCTGACGACAAAGGGAACGTTGCTGGAGTAATGCTTGCTTTAAAGGAGCTTTCAACGAAAAAGCTCAATAGAAAGGTAATTTTCGCTTTTACTGGGGATGAGGAGATTGGAGGCAAATTAGCAATGCACATAGCGGAGAAGTTGAGAGAAGAGAATAAACTCCCACAATATTTGATCAATGCTGATGGGATTGGCATGAATCCAATAATTAGAAGGAGAAAAGGATTCGGTGTGATAATTGAGGTACCGCAGCAGAAAATCCTAATCAAAGGCAAAGTAATGAAAAAGTCGTTCACTATAAACACGCCTGTACTTCAAACGAGGCATGCTGCCTATTTCATGCCTGGCGTGGATATGCATCCAATGATTGCTCTTTCTTACTTCCTAAGGAACAGCGATAATCTTGCTGTAAAAGTTGAAGGTAAATTTTTGAAGTCAAACGTTCTGCCGAGCAAAGTTGAACTGGCATATGTAGAACCCGATGAAAGTGGGGAAGAAGTTGAGGCGGATTTAAGCTTAACAGAGCTTTTGAAAGCTATAGTACCTTTAGTTAGAGCATCAATAAGTGCTGAAAAATACAGCGATTTTGGGATCTCGATAACTCCTAACTTATATTCACTTGAAAACGGAGTTCACAAGCTTAGACTGGATATAAGAGCAATGAGCTATTCTCCTGAGCAAATAGAGAAGGTGCTTAGAGAAATCTTAGAGTTCAATATTCCGACTGCAAAGCTAACTGTTAAGCATAATGAAAAGGCGGGATATCTCTTCACTTCTCTAGATTCAGAGCTTGTCAGAATAATGATGAAAACTCTAGAACGCTTAGGAGAGAAAGCTAAGCCAGTTGAAGGTGCTGGAGCATCAGATTCAAGATATTTCACTCCTTATGGTGTTGAAGCAATAGATTTTGGACCAAGAGGGGGAAACATTCATGGGCCCAATGAATATGCAGATGTTACCTCCCTTAAACTGCTTCCAAAAATTTATACACACGTTGCAATAAATTTGCTTAAAAAGTGATTCCTCTGTCCATTTTTTGTATGGAAACATTTAAATATTCCTAATCTATTAACGCCGTTAAGGGAAATCATGAAAAAGTTTCCGGCATATCTCGCTTCTTGGAATGATATTGAGAGATGGGCAAAAGAAGGAGCTCTAAAAATTCTTAACGAAGGCTGGAAGCCAGATGTTGTAGTCGGACTTGCAAGAGGCGGATGGGTTCCAGCAAGGCTGTACTGCGATTACCTCGGCATTAAAGACTTAGTGAGCATCAAAGTTGAGCACTGGGGCATTACAGCTACCCCCGATGGAAAAGCCAAGCTGAAATACGGAACGCAGTATCCTTTTGAAGGGAAAAAGGTTCTGATTGTTGACGATATAGCCGACACAGGAGAGAGCTTAACTCTGGCTAAGAACTACGTTGAGAGTAAAAATCCAGCTGAAGTTAAAGCAGCGACGTTGCTAACAATAAAGACCTCAAAGTTCAGACCGGATTATTATGGGGAGGAGATTGACTGGGCGTGGATTGTATTCCCATGGAATTTCGTTGAAGATATGATAAATCTGACAAGCAACCTCTTTGAGGAGAAAGAAAAGCTCACAACAGATGAAATCATTGCTCTTTTCAGAGAACTTCACGGCATTGAGGTTCCAAAGGAAAGGCTCGAGGAAGCTTTGACTATAGCAGAGAAGAGAAAAATATTTAAAAAGGAAGGTGAATTTTGGCTCAAACCTTAAGGTTGTGGTACTTTGGATAAAGAAAAGACCATAGAGGCAATTAAAAAGCACAGTAACTATTCGAGGGAAATTTACGAAATGCACGAGGAGAGCATAAATAATGCAATTGATAACTATGAACAGCTGAAAGAGAACTATCTAAATGACCACTCAAGAGCTAGGATAGTTAGAATCGTCATAAATGAGGATAACGATCTGCCACTAGCTATAGAATTCCACAAAAAAGACGACTCCTTCAAAGGATTCAGCATCGCAATAGGGAAGCCATACATAAAGAGTGAAAATAATGGGAAAAGCGAGGAGCAAGAAAATTACGAAGAGAGCAACGGCTGAATATAAAATCCATCTTCTATCTTTTCTCCATCATAAATTTCATAGCTGACAAGATAATAGGTCGGATTTCTGTATCTTCTCGTAGAGTATCTGTCTGCACCAGCAATCCAGACAATGTAGTTATCTTCTCTGAGAGGGTTCCTTATGGCAAGGAGCATAGATGTTTGAGGTGAGTTGTAAGAGAACTTCATAAAGGAAACTTCTTTTATGTCATCTGGAGTTATGATAAATGTTCTAACATTTCCGAAGTTTGAATTTTTCTCTAAAACCCAGGTGCCGTTCTTAAACACAAACCTCAACGGGAAGTACTCCTCAAACTGTTGCACAACTTTGTTGCTGACAGAGCCGCCTATGAGGATTAAGTCTTTCTTTAAGTCTTCATCCGTCAAGTTTACGTCTGCTTTAACCTCAATTTTAATGTCTCCAGGCCACTGTGAGTAAAATGTTTCGAGATAGCTTTTCACGATCTCCGCAGTTTCTCTGTCATATTCAGATCCTCTTTTGTCTGGATTCTGAGTGCCGTAGACAATTATTACTTCTCCTTCCTTTACAACATCATCTAAAGCTCTTAAAGGAGTGATAGGGACGTTTTTCTCGTAAAGATCTTTGGCTTTTTCTGGAGGGGCTTTCTCAGCTAGCTCATCGAGCATCTTGTAGATATACTCATCAAGGGTCTTGTTCTCTTTTAAGCTTAAAGCGGTGTATTTTTGATAGAGTTCTATCATGTAATCCTGCCAAAATTCGCCCCAAGCTTTCTGCATTTGAAGGTTCCACTCGGCATAGTCCCTATCTATATGGCTCAGGGCAAAGTATGCCCAGCCGTCCGCAAAGCTCTCATAGATCATCATTGTATCAAACCAGAAGTGGATATCATAGGTTGCTAAATAGGGCATATCCTCCTCTATCGTGTTTTCAAAGTAGCGGAGAGGTTTAACTTTGTAGCCATAGTATTCATCCAGCTTTTCATTCGTTATATCATGACCAAGCTCATGATAAATGAAGTCTAGAACCCAAAGCTCATCAAATTTTCTGTTATTTACATAGACAGCGTTGAGAGGAAGCCCAAATATAGTATCTTTGGCTCTCTCCAAGCTCCATAAAGTCCTCGGCGGTGTTCTCCTCACCAGCGGAGGTATTCCACCTGAGCCGTAAATCTTAGTTCCATTCTCTTCTCTGTAAAAGCTGTGCCCGTGAATGCACACCAAATACGGCAGATGGAACTCAAATCTGACGTTTGTTAGGTTCATGTAGGGCCCCATGAATTCATCTGGAGGCAAAAGCTGAATAGCAGATTTATAAACTTCCAAATCTTGCCCATAATAGCTTTCATGGGATTTAAAGAACTCCATGAAGTGTGTATCCTGAGCAAATTTTCTCAGGGCATCAACAATTTTGTCCAAATCCGAGTCTTGCCACTCCGTGTAAATTCTCTTCATTTCAGGAGGATTTGAAAACTGAAGAATGTACGCATCGAGGAGGAAGAGCTTGTAATCTCTCTGTGGAATATTCTCTACATCGCTGAAGTAGTGCTTAAGTGTTTGGACTGCTTCATGGTTTTTGTATTTCCCAAAATAAGCATCCACATCTCGGATATAACCGAGGCGATGTATTACAAACTCGTCAAGTTCAAATGTAAGATAGTAAACGATGCTTAAAAGTTCTTCATTCGGATTTACCTCAACAAGAACTTTATCCGTTTGATACTGACATGCATAAGCGGGAGAAGCTAGGATTATAAAAACAAAGAATGCTAATGCTCTTTTCATATCACCACCTATGGTAATTTTACTCATTTGCTTAAAAATCTTGCACAAAGTTTTAAAGTCAAACTACTTAACGATTTTAGGGTGACCTAAAATGAGAGCAAAAGCTGTTATACTCATCCTTCTCCTCACTTCATTTGCAATTCCAAGTGTGAGCGCTGAAAAGCCCTTAGTGGTTGCGAGTATAGCACCTCTGGCAGAGATAGTAAAGGAGGCATTTGGAGACTCCGTAAACGTTGTCTATCTCGTCCCTCCTGGAGCTGATCCTCACCAGTACCAGCTGACTCCAGATCAGATTGAGCTCATCAAGAGAGCTGATGTGGTTGTTACAGCGAATGGTCATTTGCCAGTGGAACAGAAGATGAAAGAACTCTGGGAGGAAGGAGCGCTTAATGCAAAAGTACTCTTTGCTGATGATTATCAGAAATACGGCTTCCGCTTTCTCCCAGAACGGTGGTATAATAACAAAAACAACCCTCATGGAGTTTGGGTTGACCCCTACAATGCCTTGGCGATTGCGAAAGCTACAGAGGTGGCGTTAGCAGAAAAATATCCGCAGAACAGAGAGTTTTATGAAAAACAATACAAAAAATTTGAGATAAGAGTTCTGGCAATAGTTGAGGCTTACAAAGCTTTGGCTGAGAATGCAACTGCTGTAATCGAGATGCCCTCCCAGCAGTATGCTCTTGAGTGGATCGGAGTAAAAGCAGTTGCCTCAATTAAGCCTGAAGAAGAAGTTCCAGCTAAGAGCGTTGATGATATGATCAATATAGCTCAAACTGCTGATATTATTGCTTATTCTTCTCAGAGCCCTGAATCACTAAAAAATGCTGCCCTTGAGCTCTCTCAAAGAACTGGTAAACCTTTAGCCGATATAACCACAATTTGGGTCAATAAACCTTACACTGAAATCTTAATTGAAAACTCCAAAGCTGTGATAAATGCATTGAACCAAAAGACACCAGTCATTCAACAAACTACAAAAGCAGAAAGCATCAATGTTATTTATGTTCTCTTGGCATTGGTTGTTGGAATTTCACTTGGAATGGCTGTCGGGGTTTTGATTAAGAAGTAGAAAAAAAGAAAATCTCACTCTCTCTTGTATGGCTTTCCATCCCACTTTGGTGGTCTTACCTTTCCTATTATTCCAGCAACGATGACTATTGTCACTATGTACGGCAGTGTAGCAACGAACTGCCATGGAACAACTTGTGAAACTGCTGGGTTTGTTCTCACCCACACTGAGAGGTTATCGAAGAATCCAAAGAGAAATCCACCGATTAATGCCCTTACTGGGTTCCAGCCACTGAATACCATGTTTGCCAATGCAATGAAACCTCTACCTGAAGATATTTCCTTTGTGACGACTCCGAGCCAGTCAACGCTCAAATAGGCCCCTCCAAGCCCAGCTAAGGTTGCTCCATATACTGTTGCTAAAAAGCGGTATTTCTCAACGTTGACACCTAAAGCATCTGCTGCCTCTGGGTTCTCACCGACAGCTCTTATTCTAAGTCCTAATGGAGTTCTAAAGAGCACCCAGTGTGTTAGGAACACAATTATGAAAGTTACGAGCACCATAGGACTTAAGCCACCATAGGGGGTGTTAATGAGTGGCTGAATTCTAAAGTTCGTGGGGACTTGGTGCTGTCCTGCTGTTCCCCATACTGCCGTAATTCCGAAGGCGACTACACCTAAAGCCAGCAAATTCACACCGATACCCGGAATGATGTGGTCTCCTTTGAGATAAACCGTTATGGCTCCATGGAGCATTCCTAAGAGCATCCCAACAAAAGCTCCACCTAATAGGCCTATCCATGGGTTGCCACTCATCTCTGCAAATATTGCACCGAAGAGTGCTGACATGAGTAGGATTCCTTCATATCCGATGTTTACAACTCCTGCTCTTTCACTTACCACTGCTCCAGTGCTCGTCAAAACTATTGGGACCATTGCTGTCAATGAACCGAGAAGGATTGAGAGTATCATGTCTATCATTTTCTCACCACCTTCTTAACTAAGTCCCACAAGCCTGGAACTGCAACTGCAACAACAATTATACCCTGCACAACCTTAACCATCTCTAATGGGACTCCAGCCTCTATCTGCATGTATGTTGCTCCTGCTTTCAGTGCTCCGAAGAATATACCGCTAAAGATTATGCCTATCGGGTGGTTTCTTCCCACCAAAGAAACACCAATTCCATCAAAACCGTAGCCGTATATGTTCGCCATACCTTGGCTTATTGCGTAGCTTGGTGGTCTTCCCATAACTTCAGTCGCTCCTGCTAAACCGCTCATTATACCACCAAGAAGGAATGACCAGATGATGGCTCTCTTTGGATTGATTCCACCATATCTTGCAGCTCTCTCGTTATAACCACTTGCTCTCAGTTCATAACCAAGAACTGTATGCCAAAGGATATAATATGTGATTATTGCAGCTGCTATTGCAATTATGAATGCAAGGGAAAGCTCGCTTCCCTTCATGAGCAGAGGTAATCTTGCACTTACTGGGACTTCTATTGTTTTGTTGGGGTCATCAGGATTTGCCAGTGGACCCAGAACAAGGTATAAGGCAGTATAAAATGCAATCCAGTTGAGCATGATTGTTGAGATAACCTCATGAACACCCCTGTAGACCTTTAAAAGTGCAGCTGGCAGTGCCCAAAGCATTCCAAAAATCATTCCAGCAATTAAGCCTATTATAGGGTTAGCAAAGATGTTGGTGAAAATTATAGCGGCTATTGCACCGAAGTAGACAGTACCTTCAGCACCAATGTTGAATATTCCAGTCCTCGCGCTGATTGCGAAAGTTAAAGCTGTTAAAATTATCGGAGTTGCTGAACTCAAGGTCATTGACCATCCATAAGCTGAACCTACAGCACCTTTAACGAGAGCAGCATATGCTTCTATTGGATTATACCCAGAAAATGCTAACACTATAGCTCCAATGAGAACTCCGATTACAATTGCAAGGAAACTTTCAAGGAGAGGTTTAATGAGTTGTTTAATCATTTTATTATCAGCTTTCAATTTTGATACCTCCCATCATTAGTCCGATTTGTTCTTCGGTAACCTCTTCGGGCTTCACAATGCCGACAAACTGTCCTTCGTACATTATTGCCATCCTGTCACTAAGCTGCAGTACCTCATCCAGATCTGCTGAAACCAAAAGAACAGCCTTGTTTTCATTTCTAAGCTTGACGAGATAGTTTCTTATGTATTCTGTTGAAGCAACATCAACACCTCTTGTAGGTTGTGAAGCAACTATTAATAGGGGCTCTTTGCTAACTTCCCTAGCAACTATGAGCTTTTGCTGGTTACCACCGCTCAAGCTCTTAACTGGAGCATCCACACCTGGTGCAACTACTTCAAACTTTTCTATAAGCTCTTGAGCGTGTTTTTTAACGTTACTCCACTTAATGGAGTTTAACACTCCTGTAAACTCCTTCCTCCAGTGAAGACCAAGTATTGAGTTTTCAGCAACACTCATGTCCAATATAAGTCCCATGTTTGTTCTGTCCTCAGGAATGTGAGCAACTCCGAGATTGTATAGCTCTTTGGGAGGCCTCCCTGTGATGTCTTTTCCGTTGAGGATGACTCTACCCTTCTCAATCTTTCTCAACCCAGTTATTGCTTCAATAAGTTCAGTTTGGCCATTTCCTTCAACACCAGCAATTCCAAAAATTTCTCCAGCTCTAACCTCAAAGCTTAATCCCTTAACGGCATCTTCTCCTCTGTCACCTTTTACCCACAAGTTTTCAACTTTGAGAATTGGTTCTCCAGGCTCTTTTGGAGGCTTTTGAATTCTTAGAACTACATCCCTGCCGACCATCATTCTCGCTAAGAGCTGAGGTGTTGCTTCGCTTGTATTTACAGTCCCAATGACCTCTCCTTTTCTCAACACGGTAACCCTATCAGTTATTTCCATAACTTCTCTCAGCTTGTGGCTGATGAAAATAATTGTTTTTCCTTGTGCCTTGAGTGTTCTCAAAACGTCGAACAGCTCTTTAACCTCGATAGGGGTTAGCACAGCAGTTGGCTCATCTAAGATAAGAACATCAACATCTCTATACAGAACTTTTAAAATCTCAATTCTCTGCTGAACGCCAACAGGTAGGTTCTCAACAGGCACATCAAGAGGAACTTGAAAGTTCAGCTCATCCATAAGCTTTCGGAGCTTTGCTTTAGCTTTATCAACATCAATCTTGGAGAAGTGTCCGTGACCTTCCATCCCGAGGATTATATTGTGCAGAGCATCAAAAACCTCAACAAGAGTGAAATGCTGGTGAACCATACCAATACCATTTGCTAAAGCATCAGCTGGACTTTTAAACTTCACTTCTTTCCCCTTAACATAGATTTTACCTTCAGTTGGAGAAAGCATTCCAGACAAAATCTTCATTAATGTAGTCTTACCCGCTCCATTCTCACCCAAAAGACCGTGGATCTCACCTTGCTTAACCGAAAAATCAACGCCTTTCAAAGCTTTAGTGCCATCGGGATAAATTTTAACAATGCCTTTCATCTCTATGATGGGAACTTCTTCCATAGGTTCACCCCCAAAAGGTTAAGAAAAAGAAGAAAATCAAGAGCTCTCCTTCTCCCACTGCTCAGCAAGTTGCATCATTTCTTTCCAATCCTTTGCGTTTCTTATTGCCTCTATTTGCTCTTTGTTTTGGGCTTTTGGAACCTTTATCTCTCCACTAAGTATCTTCTGTTCAAGCTCTTTCACTGCTTCCCAAATCCAGTCTGGGACCTGCTTTCTGGTCTCCTCAAGC is a genomic window of Thermococcus sp. M39 containing:
- a CDS encoding DUF4932 domain-containing protein; this translates as MKRALAFFVFIILASPAYACQYQTDKVLVEVNPNEELLSIVYYLTFELDEFVIHRLGYIRDVDAYFGKYKNHEAVQTLKHYFSDVENIPQRDYKLFLLDAYILQFSNPPEMKRIYTEWQDSDLDKIVDALRKFAQDTHFMEFFKSHESYYGQDLEVYKSAIQLLPPDEFMGPYMNLTNVRFEFHLPYLVCIHGHSFYREENGTKIYGSGGIPPLVRRTPPRTLWSLERAKDTIFGLPLNAVYVNNRKFDELWVLDFIYHELGHDITNEKLDEYYGYKVKPLRYFENTIEEDMPYLATYDIHFWFDTMMIYESFADGWAYFALSHIDRDYAEWNLQMQKAWGEFWQDYMIELYQKYTALSLKENKTLDEYIYKMLDELAEKAPPEKAKDLYEKNVPITPLRALDDVVKEGEVIIVYGTQNPDKRGSEYDRETAEIVKSYLETFYSQWPGDIKIEVKADVNLTDEDLKKDLILIGGSVSNKVVQQFEEYFPLRFVFKNGTWVLEKNSNFGNVRTFIITPDDIKEVSFMKFSYNSPQTSMLLAIRNPLREDNYIVWIAGADRYSTRRYRNPTYYLVSYEIYDGEKIEDGFYIQPLLSS
- a CDS encoding ABC transporter permease; translated protein: MIDMILSILLGSLTAMVPIVLTSTGAVVSERAGVVNIGYEGILLMSALFGAIFAEMSGNPWIGLLGGAFVGMLLGMLHGAITVYLKGDHIIPGIGVNLLALGVVAFGITAVWGTAGQHQVPTNFRIQPLINTPYGGLSPMVLVTFIIVFLTHWVLFRTPLGLRIRAVGENPEAADALGVNVEKYRFLATVYGATLAGLGGAYLSVDWLGVVTKEISSGRGFIALANMVFSGWNPVRALIGGFLFGFFDNLSVWVRTNPAVSQVVPWQFVATLPYIVTIVIVAGIIGKVRPPKWDGKPYKRE
- a CDS encoding M20/M25/M40 family metallo-hydrolase, producing MLEVLELLSQLIEFETVNDPTNGKKPSKECPKFIRDILDSWGIESEIIEKDGYYAVYGELGEGTPKLMFLAHFDIVPVNIEEWRTDPFKLTIIGDKAYGRGSADDKGNVAGVMLALKELSTKKLNRKVIFAFTGDEEIGGKLAMHIAEKLREENKLPQYLINADGIGMNPIIRRRKGFGVIIEVPQQKILIKGKVMKKSFTINTPVLQTRHAAYFMPGVDMHPMIALSYFLRNSDNLAVKVEGKFLKSNVLPSKVELAYVEPDESGEEVEADLSLTELLKAIVPLVRASISAEKYSDFGISITPNLYSLENGVHKLRLDIRAMSYSPEQIEKVLREILEFNIPTAKLTVKHNEKAGYLFTSLDSELVRIMMKTLERLGEKAKPVEGAGASDSRYFTPYGVEAIDFGPRGGNIHGPNEYADVTSLKLLPKIYTHVAINLLKK
- a CDS encoding ABC transporter ATP-binding protein; this encodes MEEVPIIEMKGIVKIYPDGTKALKGVDFSVKQGEIHGLLGENGAGKTTLMKILSGMLSPTEGKIYVKGKEVKFKSPADALANGIGMVHQHFTLVEVFDALHNIILGMEGHGHFSKIDVDKAKAKLRKLMDELNFQVPLDVPVENLPVGVQQRIEILKVLYRDVDVLILDEPTAVLTPIEVKELFDVLRTLKAQGKTIIFISHKLREVMEITDRVTVLRKGEVIGTVNTSEATPQLLARMMVGRDVVLRIQKPPKEPGEPILKVENLWVKGDRGEDAVKGLSFEVRAGEIFGIAGVEGNGQTELIEAITGLRKIEKGRVILNGKDITGRPPKELYNLGVAHIPEDRTNMGLILDMSVAENSILGLHWRKEFTGVLNSIKWSNVKKHAQELIEKFEVVAPGVDAPVKSLSGGNQQKLIVAREVSKEPLLIVASQPTRGVDVASTEYIRNYLVKLRNENKAVLLVSADLDEVLQLSDRMAIMYEGQFVGIVKPEEVTEEQIGLMMGGIKIES
- a CDS encoding metal ABC transporter solute-binding protein, Zn/Mn family, coding for MRAKAVILILLLTSFAIPSVSAEKPLVVASIAPLAEIVKEAFGDSVNVVYLVPPGADPHQYQLTPDQIELIKRADVVVTANGHLPVEQKMKELWEEGALNAKVLFADDYQKYGFRFLPERWYNNKNNPHGVWVDPYNALAIAKATEVALAEKYPQNREFYEKQYKKFEIRVLAIVEAYKALAENATAVIEMPSQQYALEWIGVKAVASIKPEEEVPAKSVDDMINIAQTADIIAYSSQSPESLKNAALELSQRTGKPLADITTIWVNKPYTEILIENSKAVINALNQKTPVIQQTTKAESINVIYVLLALVVGISLGMAVGVLIKK
- a CDS encoding phosphoribosyltransferase, which encodes MKKFPAYLASWNDIERWAKEGALKILNEGWKPDVVVGLARGGWVPARLYCDYLGIKDLVSIKVEHWGITATPDGKAKLKYGTQYPFEGKKVLIVDDIADTGESLTLAKNYVESKNPAEVKAATLLTIKTSKFRPDYYGEEIDWAWIVFPWNFVEDMINLTSNLFEEKEKLTTDEIIALFRELHGIEVPKERLEEALTIAEKRKIFKKEGEFWLKP
- a CDS encoding helix-turn-helix domain-containing protein encodes the protein MVVKEKLYTVKQASEILGVHPKTIQKWDREGKIKTVR
- a CDS encoding ABC transporter permease, which gives rise to MIKQLIKPLLESFLAIVIGVLIGAIVLAFSGYNPIEAYAALVKGAVGSAYGWSMTLSSATPIILTALTFAISARTGIFNIGAEGTVYFGAIAAIIFTNIFANPIIGLIAGMIFGMLWALPAALLKVYRGVHEVISTIMLNWIAFYTALYLVLGPLANPDDPNKTIEVPVSARLPLLMKGSELSLAFIIAIAAAIITYYILWHTVLGYELRASGYNERAARYGGINPKRAIIWSFLLGGIMSGLAGATEVMGRPPSYAISQGMANIYGYGFDGIGVSLVGRNHPIGIIFSGIFFGALKAGATYMQIEAGVPLEMVKVVQGIIVVAVAVPGLWDLVKKVVRK